A section of the Streptomyces sp. NBC_01363 genome encodes:
- a CDS encoding CoA-transferase subunit beta, whose translation MTITTTAPDSITSSELLSVVASRELAARRTVFAGIGLPTLATELAHLTVAPEIEVVYESGVCGAHPSHLPETIADAVLITGAEAVLSMPALFGCVLQGGHIDVGFLGAAQIDRWGNLNTSVIGDWDSPAVRLPGSGGGIEVMANSREVFVVMRRHNPRSFTGTLDFCTTPGPDRALAEGIRPLGAGVTRVVTELGILACTGVGEELRLVAVHPGVTVEQVRAATGWDLKVAGTVGTVPPPTESELRLLREDVDPERVYLR comes from the coding sequence ATGACCATCACCACCACCGCACCGGACAGCATCACCTCGTCCGAGCTGCTCTCCGTCGTCGCCTCCCGTGAACTGGCCGCGCGCCGCACCGTGTTCGCCGGCATCGGCCTGCCGACGCTCGCCACCGAGCTGGCGCATCTGACGGTCGCCCCGGAGATCGAGGTCGTGTACGAGTCCGGGGTGTGCGGCGCGCACCCCTCGCACCTGCCGGAGACCATCGCCGACGCGGTCCTGATCACCGGTGCCGAGGCGGTGCTGTCGATGCCCGCGCTCTTCGGCTGTGTCCTGCAGGGCGGCCATATCGACGTGGGGTTCCTGGGCGCCGCGCAGATCGACCGGTGGGGCAATCTCAACACGTCCGTGATCGGGGACTGGGACAGCCCCGCGGTCCGCCTGCCCGGTTCCGGCGGCGGCATCGAGGTGATGGCCAACTCCCGTGAGGTCTTCGTCGTGATGCGCCGCCACAATCCGCGTTCCTTCACCGGGACCCTCGACTTCTGCACCACCCCCGGCCCCGACCGGGCACTGGCCGAGGGCATCAGGCCGCTGGGCGCCGGTGTCACCCGGGTCGTCACCGAACTGGGCATCCTGGCCTGCACGGGCGTCGGCGAGGAGCTGAGGCTGGTCGCCGTCCACCCCGGCGTCACCGTCGAACAGGTACGGGCGGCGACCGGCTGGGACCTGAAGGTGGCCGGCACGGTCGGGACCGTACCCCCGCCGACGGAGTCCGAACTCCGGCTGCTGCGCGAGGACGTGGACCCGGAACGCGTCTATCTTCGCTGA
- a CDS encoding CoA transferase subunit A, producing the protein MSMKAAITAFVHDGGTVCLEGFTHLVPTAAGHEIIRQGRRDLTVVRMTADIVVDQMIAAGCVSRLVSSFVGNSSAGSLGELRRRIETGEPAPLAFEEYSHYGMICRYLAGAQRLPFHPLRSYGGSDLPSVNSGLRKVTSPYPGPDGEPEQIYVVPPVNPDVTIIHAQRADRSGNTQIWGLTGIQAEAVYAADKAVVVVEEIVDDVVIRSDPNRTLVPAHAVDAVVVCPRGAHPSFAQGYYDRDNAFYRAWSHISKDPQRLQEWLAEWVLGTADHAEYVDKLGEEYWAGLAVGEALSLPVNYGRRL; encoded by the coding sequence ATGTCGATGAAGGCGGCGATCACCGCCTTCGTCCACGACGGCGGCACCGTCTGTCTCGAAGGCTTCACCCATCTCGTCCCGACCGCCGCGGGCCACGAGATCATCCGCCAGGGCCGCCGCGACCTCACCGTGGTCCGGATGACCGCGGACATCGTGGTGGACCAGATGATCGCCGCGGGCTGTGTCTCGCGGCTGGTCTCCTCCTTCGTCGGCAACTCCTCCGCCGGGTCGCTCGGCGAACTGCGCCGCCGCATCGAGACCGGTGAACCGGCGCCGCTCGCCTTCGAGGAGTACAGCCACTACGGAATGATCTGCCGCTACCTGGCCGGCGCCCAGCGGCTGCCGTTCCATCCGCTGCGCAGCTACGGCGGCAGCGATCTGCCGTCCGTCAACAGCGGTCTGCGCAAGGTCACTTCGCCCTACCCCGGCCCGGACGGCGAGCCCGAGCAGATCTATGTCGTACCGCCCGTCAACCCGGATGTGACGATCATCCACGCCCAGCGCGCCGACCGCAGCGGCAACACCCAGATCTGGGGCCTGACCGGCATCCAGGCCGAGGCGGTGTACGCGGCGGACAAGGCGGTCGTCGTCGTGGAGGAGATCGTCGACGACGTGGTGATCCGCTCGGACCCGAACCGCACGCTCGTCCCCGCCCACGCGGTCGACGCGGTCGTCGTCTGTCCGCGCGGCGCACACCCCTCCTTCGCGCAGGGGTACTACGACCGGGACAACGCCTTCTACCGCGCCTGGTCGCACATCAGCAAGGATCCGCAGCGGCTCCAGGAGTGGCTGGCCGAATGGGTGCTCGGGACGGCCGACCACGCGGAGTACGTCGACAAGCTCGGCGAGGAGTACTGGGCGGGCCTGGCGGTCGGCGAGGCGCTGAGCCTGCCGGTGAACTACGGGCGGCGGCTGTGA
- a CDS encoding LysR family transcriptional regulator, whose protein sequence is MELRHLSAFVAVAEELHFGRAAKRLQMAQPPLSQQIRQLEKELGVQLFERNTRSVRLTSAGESFLQPVRTVLDDLDTAVRAAKAAGRGEYGRVTIGFAGASSHETLPLLTRAVRAAHPALELVMKGQTYANVALDRVADGSLDLGFVRLPVTQPGVAYRVIDEEELVCALPFDHPLARLESVPIGVLAEESFVSFPANTGSTVRDAMVGACEAAGFNPRVVQEAPDSYTILALVAAGVGVTLTVTSVQHIQQNGLVYRPLAGPPIRLQAALAWRADNPSAALRAVLAVAEEALPTPSGPAAGRTAASRH, encoded by the coding sequence ATGGAGCTGCGTCATCTGTCCGCGTTCGTCGCCGTGGCCGAGGAGCTGCACTTCGGGCGGGCCGCGAAACGGCTGCAGATGGCCCAGCCGCCGCTGAGCCAGCAGATCCGCCAGTTGGAGAAGGAGCTGGGCGTCCAGCTCTTCGAACGCAACACCCGGTCGGTGCGGCTCACCAGCGCGGGGGAGTCCTTCCTCCAGCCGGTACGGACCGTGCTCGACGACCTCGACACCGCGGTGCGCGCCGCGAAGGCGGCGGGCCGCGGCGAGTACGGGCGGGTCACCATCGGCTTCGCGGGCGCCTCCAGTCACGAGACGCTGCCGCTCCTCACCCGGGCCGTGCGCGCCGCCCACCCCGCCCTCGAACTGGTCATGAAGGGGCAGACCTACGCCAACGTCGCCCTCGACCGGGTCGCCGACGGCTCGCTCGACCTGGGCTTCGTCCGGCTGCCGGTGACCCAGCCGGGAGTGGCGTACCGGGTGATCGACGAGGAGGAGCTGGTATGCGCGCTGCCCTTCGACCACCCGCTCGCCCGGCTGGAGAGCGTCCCCATCGGTGTCCTGGCCGAGGAGTCCTTCGTCTCCTTTCCCGCCAACACCGGCTCCACCGTGCGCGACGCGATGGTCGGGGCCTGCGAGGCCGCCGGGTTCAACCCCCGGGTGGTCCAGGAGGCGCCCGACTCGTACACCATCCTGGCGCTGGTCGCCGCGGGAGTCGGCGTCACGCTCACTGTCACCTCCGTCCAGCACATCCAGCAGAACGGCCTCGTATACCGGCCCCTGGCCGGCCCGCCGATCCGGCTCCAGGCGGCGCTGGCCTGGCGCGCCGACAACCCCTCCGCCGCGCTGCGGGCGGTACTGGCGGTGGCGGAGGAGGCCCTGCCCACACCGTCGGGCCCGGCGGCGGGCCGAACCGCCGCAAGCCGGCATTGA
- a CDS encoding acetyl-CoA C-acetyltransferase: MPDQQLDVVICEPLRTPIGRFGGVFAQQTPAALAARVIAEVVARTGIDPAAVDEVILGHSYPSAEAPAIGRVAALDAGLPETVTGSQVDRRCGSGLQAVLDAAMQIRAGFSEVVVAGGVDVMSAAPYYTHDGRWGIKGPGLQLHDSLARGRVTAGGVNHPVPGGMIETAENLRRAYGISRADQDALALRSQQRAGRAAAEGRYDAETVPVTVRTRKGETVVTADEHPRPDTTAEQLAALRPIMAKSDPEATVTAGNASGQNDAAAACLVTSTATAERLGLTPLVRLVSFARAGVPAATMGIGPVPATRAALDRAGLTLADLDLIELNEAFAAQVLACTRELGLGEKDHEQRVNVNGSGVSLGHPVGATGARILATLTRELHRREARYGLETMCIGGGQGLAAVFERIAA, from the coding sequence GTGCCCGATCAGCAGCTCGATGTCGTCATCTGCGAACCACTGCGCACCCCCATCGGCCGTTTCGGCGGAGTGTTCGCACAGCAGACGCCGGCCGCACTCGCCGCACGCGTCATCGCCGAGGTCGTGGCCCGTACCGGAATCGACCCCGCCGCCGTCGACGAGGTGATCCTCGGGCACTCCTACCCCTCCGCCGAGGCCCCCGCCATCGGCCGGGTCGCCGCTCTCGACGCCGGACTGCCCGAGACCGTCACCGGCTCCCAGGTCGACCGCCGCTGCGGATCGGGCCTCCAGGCCGTGCTCGACGCGGCGATGCAGATCCGGGCCGGGTTCAGCGAGGTCGTCGTCGCGGGCGGCGTCGACGTGATGAGCGCCGCCCCGTACTACACGCACGACGGCCGCTGGGGCATCAAGGGCCCCGGCCTCCAGCTCCACGACTCGCTGGCCCGGGGCAGGGTCACCGCGGGCGGCGTCAACCATCCCGTGCCGGGCGGCATGATCGAGACCGCCGAGAACCTCCGGCGTGCCTACGGCATCAGCCGTGCCGACCAGGACGCCCTCGCCCTGCGCTCGCAGCAGCGCGCCGGCCGGGCGGCGGCGGAGGGCCGGTACGACGCGGAGACCGTCCCGGTCACCGTACGCACCCGCAAGGGCGAGACCGTCGTCACCGCCGACGAGCACCCCCGCCCCGACACCACCGCCGAGCAACTCGCCGCGCTGCGCCCGATCATGGCGAAGTCCGACCCGGAGGCGACCGTCACCGCGGGCAACGCCAGCGGCCAGAACGACGCGGCCGCCGCCTGCCTGGTCACCAGCACCGCCACTGCCGAACGGCTCGGCCTCACCCCGCTGGTCCGGTTGGTCTCCTTCGCCCGTGCCGGGGTGCCCGCCGCGACGATGGGCATCGGCCCCGTCCCGGCGACCAGGGCCGCCCTCGACCGCGCCGGACTCACCCTCGCCGACCTCGACCTGATCGAGCTCAACGAGGCCTTCGCCGCCCAGGTGCTCGCCTGCACCCGCGAGTTGGGCCTCGGCGAGAAGGACCACGAGCAGCGCGTCAACGTCAACGGTTCCGGCGTCTCCCTCGGCCACCCGGTCGGCGCCACCGGCGCCCGTATCCTCGCCACGCTGACCCGTGAGCTGCACCGCCGCGAGGCCCGGTACGGGCTGGAGACCATGTGCATCGGCGGCGGACAGGGTCTCGCCGCGGTCTTCGAGCGGATCGCGGCCTGA
- a CDS encoding dihydrodipicolinate synthase family protein, which yields MSLTSPLHGVVPPVCTPLDPRGEVDTASLARLVEHLIGGGVHGLFALGSTSEVAYLTDEQRATALETVVNTADGRVPVLAGVIDTTTARVVEHARSAAELGADALVATAPFYTRTHGKEIAQHFRRLRAVVDLPLFAYDIPVAVHNKLSPALVRELAEDGTLAGLKDSSGDEGGLRRLIVELGGREGRTDGPAPRFSMLTGSELTVDAALLAGADGVVPGIGNVDPAGYVRLYDAARAGKWELAAKEQERLVELFAMVDAGPEADMGRSSSALGSFKAALRLLGVIACGDTAFPQIQLSAESVALVSQRLRAAGLPPVR from the coding sequence ATGTCCCTGACCTCACCGCTGCACGGCGTCGTCCCGCCGGTCTGCACCCCGCTCGACCCCCGGGGGGAGGTCGACACCGCGTCCCTCGCCCGGCTCGTCGAGCACCTCATCGGCGGTGGTGTGCACGGGCTGTTCGCGCTCGGCTCCACCAGCGAGGTCGCGTACCTCACCGACGAGCAGCGCGCCACGGCGCTGGAGACCGTGGTCAATACGGCCGACGGCCGGGTCCCGGTCCTCGCCGGTGTCATCGACACCACCACCGCTCGTGTCGTCGAGCACGCCAGGTCCGCCGCCGAACTGGGTGCGGACGCCCTGGTGGCGACCGCGCCGTTCTACACCCGCACCCACGGCAAGGAGATCGCCCAGCACTTCCGGCGGCTGCGCGCGGTGGTCGACCTGCCGCTGTTCGCGTACGACATCCCGGTCGCCGTGCACAACAAGCTCTCCCCCGCGCTGGTGCGCGAGCTCGCCGAGGACGGCACGCTGGCCGGACTCAAGGACAGCAGCGGTGACGAGGGCGGACTGCGCCGCCTGATCGTCGAGCTGGGTGGCCGCGAGGGCCGCACGGACGGACCGGCGCCGCGCTTCAGCATGCTCACCGGTTCCGAACTCACGGTGGACGCGGCCCTGTTGGCCGGGGCCGACGGTGTCGTGCCGGGCATCGGCAATGTCGACCCGGCCGGTTACGTACGGCTCTACGACGCCGCGCGGGCCGGGAAGTGGGAGCTGGCCGCGAAGGAGCAGGAGCGGCTCGTCGAGCTGTTCGCCATGGTCGACGCCGGTCCGGAGGCGGACATGGGCCGCAGCTCCTCGGCGCTCGGCTCCTTCAAGGCGGCGCTCCGACTGCTCGGCGTCATCGCCTGCGGCGACACCGCCTTCCCGCAGATCCAGCTGAGCGCCGAATCCGTCGCCCTGGTCTCCCAGCGCCTGCGCGCCGCCGGCCTGCCGCCGGTCCGATGA
- a CDS encoding FadR/GntR family transcriptional regulator — translation MARPTMAQDIERRLKELILERRLGPGDALPTEAELMELFGAGRVSVREALKALQAVNVVEIRRGYGTFVGSLSLSPFAEGLAFRAAVRHRRGEPGLFELMKVREALEAGLVGAVTAGIPDEDLDVLRGLVAKMDAESRDGGRVARGTDRAFHLALYASLDNHLLSEVLDAFWAAMDRVREDLDDGHQDPMATCAQHREIVEAVAAADGERAVRAMRTHFDGIRTRLAPSPVPQPG, via the coding sequence GTGGCGCGCCCCACCATGGCTCAGGACATAGAGCGCCGGCTCAAGGAGCTGATCCTGGAACGCAGACTCGGCCCCGGTGACGCGCTGCCCACCGAGGCGGAGCTGATGGAGCTCTTCGGGGCCGGCCGGGTATCGGTGCGCGAAGCCCTCAAGGCCCTCCAGGCCGTCAACGTCGTGGAGATCCGCCGCGGCTACGGCACCTTCGTCGGCTCGCTCTCCCTGTCACCCTTCGCCGAAGGGCTCGCCTTCCGTGCCGCCGTCCGTCACCGGCGGGGGGAGCCGGGTCTCTTCGAGCTCATGAAGGTGCGGGAGGCGCTGGAGGCCGGTCTGGTCGGCGCCGTCACGGCCGGCATCCCCGACGAGGACCTCGACGTGCTGCGCGGCCTCGTCGCGAAGATGGACGCCGAGTCCCGCGACGGCGGCCGGGTGGCGCGCGGCACCGACCGCGCCTTCCACCTCGCGCTCTACGCCTCGCTCGACAATCACCTGCTCAGCGAGGTGCTCGACGCGTTCTGGGCGGCCATGGACCGGGTGCGCGAAGATCTCGACGACGGCCATCAGGACCCCATGGCCACCTGCGCCCAGCACCGCGAGATCGTCGAGGCGGTCGCGGCGGCCGACGGCGAACGCGCGGTGCGCGCCATGCGCACCCACTTCGACGGCATCCGCACCCGCCTCGCACCGTCGCCGGTCCCGCAGCCGGGGTGA
- a CDS encoding TetR/AcrR family transcriptional regulator yields MLEGGDAEAVTFTAVARATGLARNSVYKYFPGRPELLAAVVEDAMPRWTDAIRAGLSAAGTPQEKIAAYVSPQLELVRGGEHRIAQALAGVRDATVVRESAVRAHRELLTPLIGALTELGEEDPRRTALLLQGIVNAATTAIENGDAPRAVTDRAVRMAVTAITGATPGR; encoded by the coding sequence CTGCTGGAGGGCGGCGACGCCGAGGCCGTGACCTTCACCGCGGTCGCCAGGGCCACGGGCCTCGCCCGCAACAGCGTGTACAAGTACTTCCCCGGCCGCCCCGAGCTGCTCGCCGCGGTCGTGGAGGACGCGATGCCGCGCTGGACGGACGCCATCCGGGCCGGCCTGTCGGCGGCCGGTACGCCGCAGGAGAAGATCGCCGCCTATGTGTCGCCCCAGCTGGAGCTGGTGCGCGGCGGGGAGCACCGGATCGCCCAGGCGCTGGCCGGGGTCCGGGACGCGACGGTGGTACGGGAGAGCGCGGTGCGCGCCCACCGGGAGCTGCTCACCCCGCTGATCGGCGCGCTGACCGAGCTGGGCGAGGAGGACCCGCGGCGCACGGCGCTGCTCCTCCAGGGCATCGTCAACGCGGCCACGACGGCGATCGAGAACGGCGACGCCCCCCGGGCGGTGACGGACCGGGCGGTCCGGATGGCCGTCACCGCAATCACCGGGGCGACGCCGGGGCGCTGA
- a CDS encoding FtsX-like permease family protein produces MALATAVKVTASASPPSSSSRAAPLVVGAFFAVWTVQRQPELALLRALGASRRRLLAHTVLQAALVVVLGTAAGAVLAGAVGLLVGEKVPFSLPATTLAATMCTVAAVGLAGTALTLRRVTAADPLTMLGANR; encoded by the coding sequence GTGGCCCTGGCGACCGCGGTGAAGGTCACGGCCTCGGCGTCGCCGCCCTCCAGCAGTTCGCGCGCCGCCCCGCTCGTGGTCGGCGCCTTCTTCGCCGTGTGGACCGTGCAGCGGCAGCCCGAACTCGCCCTGCTGCGCGCACTGGGCGCCTCCCGCCGGCGGCTGCTCGCCCACACCGTGCTCCAGGCGGCCCTGGTCGTCGTCCTCGGCACCGCGGCGGGCGCCGTGCTCGCCGGAGCGGTCGGGCTGCTGGTCGGTGAAAAGGTGCCGTTCAGCCTGCCCGCCACCACCCTCGCCGCCACCATGTGCACCGTCGCGGCCGTCGGCCTCGCGGGCACCGCCCTGACCCTGCGCCGGGTCACCGCAGCCGACCCGCTGACCATGCTGGGAGCCAACCGATGA
- a CDS encoding ABC transporter ATP-binding protein produces the protein MSLELTGVTVEFGRADARTAVFDGLDVTFGPGRMTALVGPSGSGKSTLPAVAGPLLRPTAGQVLLDGEDLAGLSDARRAEARRERIGYMFQSGNLLSGLAAVDQLLAAVYIGGRRPRAHRSRAEEALPRVGLGHRLRHRPEQLSGGERQRVALARALFLSPKLLLIDEPTAAVDRSQAGELAALLAERTRQDDCVTVVATHDPAVAEAADRVVDMAALTADAAPTARPGR, from the coding sequence ATGAGCCTCGAACTGACCGGCGTCACTGTCGAGTTCGGCCGCGCCGACGCCCGTACCGCCGTCTTCGACGGCCTCGACGTCACTTTCGGACCCGGCCGGATGACGGCCCTCGTCGGCCCGTCGGGCTCCGGCAAGTCCACGCTGCCCGCCGTCGCGGGACCGCTGCTGCGGCCCACCGCGGGACAGGTCCTGCTGGACGGCGAGGACCTCGCCGGACTCTCCGACGCCCGGCGCGCCGAGGCGCGCCGCGAACGGATCGGCTACATGTTCCAGAGCGGCAATCTGCTCTCCGGACTGGCCGCCGTCGACCAGCTGCTCGCCGCGGTGTACATCGGTGGCCGACGCCCCCGCGCGCACCGCTCCCGCGCCGAGGAGGCCCTGCCCCGGGTGGGCCTCGGCCATCGCCTGCGCCACCGCCCCGAACAGCTCTCCGGCGGCGAACGCCAGCGCGTCGCCCTGGCCCGTGCGCTCTTCCTCTCCCCGAAACTGCTGCTGATCGACGAACCGACGGCGGCCGTCGACCGGTCCCAGGCCGGCGAACTGGCCGCGCTCCTCGCCGAACGCACCCGCCAGGACGACTGCGTCACGGTCGTGGCCACGCACGACCCGGCCGTGGCGGAGGCCGCCGACCGGGTCGTGGACATGGCCGCGCTGACCGCCGACGCGGCTCCGACAGCACGGCCCGGCCGCTGA
- a CDS encoding laminin G domain-containing protein has product MRRRSVLLAVGAAALSSRLGGRAFAAASGGGPLLDHGTPVDLDGSEYVDLSNRVGALAPLTAGTIVVTFRTTSHNEAMTLLSASDPTEPSSDITLNLSGGALQFSVREKGAALINVMTKTRYDDGLRHTVAVTVDSSGTRLHAGGRKVFETARHSFFAAVSGLSALALGRNLDSDHPGGEWFCTGTIERAAVWDRVLDEAELVAQSPRPDLADLGRISTALNSDTPATWVVTGDSITHGALHRYAEERSAEGARLVGLGRRLGRELVENTPDWPTMGPAEVDALSRAALNGADSYLYGSVQRQ; this is encoded by the coding sequence GTGCGCAGACGATCCGTGCTTCTTGCCGTCGGCGCGGCGGCCCTGAGCTCCCGGCTCGGCGGCCGCGCCTTCGCCGCCGCTTCGGGCGGCGGCCCGCTCCTGGACCACGGCACCCCCGTGGACCTGGACGGCAGCGAGTACGTCGACCTGTCGAACCGGGTCGGCGCACTCGCCCCGCTCACCGCGGGGACCATCGTCGTCACCTTCCGCACCACCAGCCACAACGAGGCGATGACCCTGCTCAGCGCCTCCGATCCGACCGAGCCCTCGTCCGACATCACGCTGAACCTGAGCGGCGGCGCCCTTCAGTTCTCCGTGCGCGAGAAGGGTGCGGCGCTGATCAATGTCATGACCAAGACACGGTATGACGACGGGTTGCGTCATACCGTCGCCGTCACCGTCGACTCCTCCGGCACCCGGCTGCACGCCGGCGGACGCAAGGTCTTCGAGACGGCGCGGCACTCCTTCTTCGCCGCCGTCTCCGGGCTGAGCGCACTCGCTCTCGGCCGCAATCTCGACAGCGACCACCCCGGCGGCGAGTGGTTCTGCACCGGCACGATCGAGCGGGCCGCGGTCTGGGACCGGGTGCTCGACGAGGCCGAACTGGTCGCGCAGAGCCCCCGCCCCGACCTCGCCGATCTGGGCAGGATCTCCACGGCCCTGAACAGCGACACTCCCGCCACCTGGGTCGTCACCGGTGACAGCATCACCCACGGTGCCCTGCACCGGTACGCGGAGGAGCGTTCCGCCGAGGGGGCCCGCCTGGTCGGACTCGGCCGCAGGCTGGGGCGGGAGCTCGTCGAGAACACACCCGACTGGCCGACGATGGGGCCGGCCGAGGTGGACGCGCTCAGCCGCGCCGCGTTGAACGGCGCCGACAGTTATCTGTACGGCAGCGTCCAGCGGCAATGA